Proteins encoded together in one Lathamus discolor isolate bLatDis1 chromosome 3, bLatDis1.hap1, whole genome shotgun sequence window:
- the LOC136009609 gene encoding pancreatic alpha-amylase-like isoform X2, whose amino-acid sequence MRVLLLLAALGFCWGQYNPNTQAGRTSIVHLFEWRWADIALECERYLAPYGFGGVQVSPPNENIVVTNPNRPWWERYQPISYKLCTRSGNEDEFRDMVTRCNNVGVRIYVDAVVNHMCGSGGGSGTHSTCGSYFNAGNREFPAVPYSAWDFNDGKCKTRSGEIESYSDKYQIRDCRLSGLLDLALEKDYVRSEVAQYMNHLIDIGVAGFRIDAAKHMWPEDIKAFLDKLKDLNTRWFSAGTRPFIYQEVIDLGGEPITGSEYFGNGRVTEFKYGARLGTVIRKWNGEKMSYLKNWGEGWGFVPSNRALVFVDNHDNQRGHGAGGASILTFWDARLYKMAVGFMLAHPYGFTRVMSSFRWPRHFVNGQDVNDWVGPPSNSDGSTKAVTINADTTCGNDWVCEHRWHQIRNMVVFRNVVDGQPFSNWWDNGSNQVAFGRGNKGFIVFNNDDWDMNVSLQTGLPAGTYCDVISGDKEGNRCTGSQVYVSGDGMANFQISNQAEDPFMAIHVNAKL is encoded by the exons ATGCGAGTCCTCCTCCTGCTCGCAGCTCTAGGGTTCTGCTGGGGGCAGTACAACCCCAACACTCAGGCCGGGAGGACGTCTATCGTACATCTCTTTGAATGGCGCTGGGCCGATATTGCTCTTGAGTGTGAGCGCTATTTAGCTCCTTATGGATTCGGAGGAGTTCAG GTTTCACCtccaaatgaaaacattgtCGTTACTAACCCAAACAGACCCTGGTGGGAAAGATACCAGCCCATCAGCTACAAGCTCTGCACTCGGTCAGGAAATGAAGACGAGTTCAGAGACATGGTGACCAGATGCAACAACGTTGGA GTGCGCATTTATGTGGATGCTGTCGTCAACCACATGTGTGGCTCCGGGGGTGGCTCAGGCACTCATTCTACCTGCGGAAGCTACTTTAATGCCGGCAACAGAGAATTTCCAGCTGTGCCGTACTCTGCCTGGGATTTCAATGATGGCAAATGTAAAACTCGAAGTGGAGAAATTGAAAGTTATAGTGATAAATATCAG ATCCGGGACTGTCGCTTGTCTGGCCTTCTTGATCTGGCCCTGGAGAAGGACTATGTCCGCTCAGAAGTTGCTCAGTACATGAACCATCTCATTGATATTGGCGTAGCAGGCTTCCGAATTGATGCTGCCAAGCATATGTGGCCTGAGGacattaaagcatttctggacAAGCTGAAAGATCTAAATACTCGATGGTTTTCTGCAGGAACAAGACCTTTCATTTACCAGGAG GTAATTGACTTGGGTGGAGAGCCGATCACAGGCAGTGAGTACTTTGGAAACGGCCGAGTGACGGAATTCAAATACGGTGCCAGACTGGGGACGGTGATCCGCAAGTGGAATGGAGAAAAGATGTCTTACTTAAA GAACTGGGGAGAAGGCTGGGGCTTTGTGCCTTCCAACAGAGCCCTGGTCTTTGTGGATAATCACGACAACCAGCGGGGGCACGGGGCCGGTGGGGCTTCCATTCTGACCTTCTGGGACGCCAG GCTTTATAAAATGGCAGTTGGTTTCATGCTCGCTCATCCGTATGGGTTCACACGTGTGATGTCAAGTTTTCGCTGGCCAAGACATTTTGTAAACGGACAG GACGTCAATGACTGGGTTGGACCACCAAGTAACTCCGATGGATCAACAAAGGCCGTTACGATCAACGCAGACACTACCTGTGGCAATGACTGGGTTTGTGAACATCGCTGGCATCAAATCCG GAACATGGTTGTCTTCCGTAACGTGGTGGACGGTCAGCCTTTCTCCAACTGGTGGGACAACGGCAGCAACCAAGTAGCTTTTGGCCGCGGCAATAAAGGCTTCATCGTTTTCAATAACGATGACTG GGATATGAACGTCAGTTTGCAAACTGGGCTGCCTGCTGGTACCTACTGTGATGTTATTTCTGGAGATAAGGAGGGCAACCGATGCACTGGGAGTCAGGTGTATGTTTCTGGGGACGGAATGGCTAATTTCCAGATTAGTAACCAGGCTGAAGATCCATTCATGGCAATTCACGTTAATGCCAAGTTGTAA
- the LOC136009609 gene encoding pancreatic alpha-amylase-like isoform X1, whose translation MCVSMEAGPRWTRAAHRNESKLLSCQPARETPRRAELTLWVSPPNENIVVTNPNRPWWERYQPISYKLCTRSGNEDEFRDMVTRCNNVGVRIYVDAVVNHMCGSGGGSGTHSTCGSYFNAGNREFPAVPYSAWDFNDGKCKTRSGEIESYSDKYQIRDCRLSGLLDLALEKDYVRSEVAQYMNHLIDIGVAGFRIDAAKHMWPEDIKAFLDKLKDLNTRWFSAGTRPFIYQEVIDLGGEPITGSEYFGNGRVTEFKYGARLGTVIRKWNGEKMSYLKNWGEGWGFVPSNRALVFVDNHDNQRGHGAGGASILTFWDARLYKMAVGFMLAHPYGFTRVMSSFRWPRHFVNGQDVNDWVGPPSNSDGSTKAVTINADTTCGNDWVCEHRWHQIRNMVVFRNVVDGQPFSNWWDNGSNQVAFGRGNKGFIVFNNDDWDMNVSLQTGLPAGTYCDVISGDKEGNRCTGSQVYVSGDGMANFQISNQAEDPFMAIHVNAKL comes from the exons ATGTGCGTGTCCATGGAAGCAGGCCCACGCTGGACCCGGGCAGCCCACAGGAACGAAAGCAAACTTCTTTCTTGCCAGCCTGCAAGAGAGACACCTCGCAGAGCTGAGCTCACGCTGTGG GTTTCACCtccaaatgaaaacattgtCGTTACTAACCCAAACAGACCCTGGTGGGAAAGATACCAGCCCATCAGCTACAAGCTCTGCACTCGGTCAGGAAATGAAGACGAGTTCAGAGACATGGTGACCAGATGCAACAACGTTGGA GTGCGCATTTATGTGGATGCTGTCGTCAACCACATGTGTGGCTCCGGGGGTGGCTCAGGCACTCATTCTACCTGCGGAAGCTACTTTAATGCCGGCAACAGAGAATTTCCAGCTGTGCCGTACTCTGCCTGGGATTTCAATGATGGCAAATGTAAAACTCGAAGTGGAGAAATTGAAAGTTATAGTGATAAATATCAG ATCCGGGACTGTCGCTTGTCTGGCCTTCTTGATCTGGCCCTGGAGAAGGACTATGTCCGCTCAGAAGTTGCTCAGTACATGAACCATCTCATTGATATTGGCGTAGCAGGCTTCCGAATTGATGCTGCCAAGCATATGTGGCCTGAGGacattaaagcatttctggacAAGCTGAAAGATCTAAATACTCGATGGTTTTCTGCAGGAACAAGACCTTTCATTTACCAGGAG GTAATTGACTTGGGTGGAGAGCCGATCACAGGCAGTGAGTACTTTGGAAACGGCCGAGTGACGGAATTCAAATACGGTGCCAGACTGGGGACGGTGATCCGCAAGTGGAATGGAGAAAAGATGTCTTACTTAAA GAACTGGGGAGAAGGCTGGGGCTTTGTGCCTTCCAACAGAGCCCTGGTCTTTGTGGATAATCACGACAACCAGCGGGGGCACGGGGCCGGTGGGGCTTCCATTCTGACCTTCTGGGACGCCAG GCTTTATAAAATGGCAGTTGGTTTCATGCTCGCTCATCCGTATGGGTTCACACGTGTGATGTCAAGTTTTCGCTGGCCAAGACATTTTGTAAACGGACAG GACGTCAATGACTGGGTTGGACCACCAAGTAACTCCGATGGATCAACAAAGGCCGTTACGATCAACGCAGACACTACCTGTGGCAATGACTGGGTTTGTGAACATCGCTGGCATCAAATCCG GAACATGGTTGTCTTCCGTAACGTGGTGGACGGTCAGCCTTTCTCCAACTGGTGGGACAACGGCAGCAACCAAGTAGCTTTTGGCCGCGGCAATAAAGGCTTCATCGTTTTCAATAACGATGACTG GGATATGAACGTCAGTTTGCAAACTGGGCTGCCTGCTGGTACCTACTGTGATGTTATTTCTGGAGATAAGGAGGGCAACCGATGCACTGGGAGTCAGGTGTATGTTTCTGGGGACGGAATGGCTAATTTCCAGATTAGTAACCAGGCTGAAGATCCATTCATGGCAATTCACGTTAATGCCAAGTTGTAA
- the LOC136009610 gene encoding pancreatic alpha-amylase-like isoform X1 encodes MRVLLLLAALGFCWGQYNPNTQAGRTSIVHLFEWRWADIALECERYLAPYGFGGVQVSPPNENIVVTNPNRPWWERYQPISYKLCTRSGNEDEFRDMVTRCNNVGVRIYVDAVVNHMCGSGGGSGTHSTCGSYFNAGNREFPAVPYSAWDFNDGKCKTRSGEIESYSDKYQIRDCRLSGLLDLALEKDYVRSEVAQYMNHLIDIGVAGFRIDAAKHMWPEDIKAFLDKLKDLNTRWFSAGTRPFIYQEVIDLGGEPITGSEYFGNGRVTEFKYGARLGTVIRKWNGEKMSYLKNWGEGWGFVPSDRALVFVDNHDNQRGHGAGGASILTFWDARLYKMAVGFMLAHPYGFTRVMSSFRWPRHFVNGQDVNDWVGPPSNSDGSTKAVTINADTTCGNDWVCEHRWHQIRNMVVFRNVVDGQPFSNWWDNGSNQVAFGRGNKGFIVFNNDDWDMNVSLQTGLPAGTYCDVISGDKEGNRCTGSQVYVSGDGMANFQISNQAEDPFMAIHVNAKL; translated from the exons ATGCGAGTCCTCCTCCTGCTCGCAGCTCTAGGGTTCTGCTGGGGGCAGTACAACCCCAACACTCAGGCCGGGAGGACGTCTATCGTACATCTCTTTGAATGGCGCTGGGCCGATATTGCTCTTGAGTGTGAGCGCTATTTAGCTCCTTATGGATTCGGAGGAGTTCAG GTTTCACCtccaaatgaaaacattgtCGTTACTAACCCAAACAGACCCTGGTGGGAAAGATACCAGCCCATCAGCTACAAGCTCTGCACTCGGTCAGGAAATGAAGACGAGTTCAGAGACATGGTGACCAGATGCAACAACGTTGGA GTGCGCATTTATGTGGATGCTGTCGTCAACCACATGTGTGGCTCCGGGGGTGGCTCAGGCACTCATTCTACCTGCGGAAGCTACTTTAATGCCGGCAACAGAGAATTTCCAGCTGTGCCGTACTCTGCCTGGGATTTCAATGATGGCAAATGTAAAACTCGAAGTGGAGAAATTGAAAGTTATAGTGATAAATATCAG ATCCGGGACTGTCGCTTGTCTGGCCTTCTTGATCTGGCCCTGGAGAAGGACTATGTCCGCTCAGAAGTTGCTCAGTACATGAACCATCTCATTGATATTGGCGTAGCAGGCTTCCGAATTGATGCTGCCAAGCATATGTGGCCTGAGGacattaaagcatttctggacAAGCTGAAAGATCTAAATACTCGATGGTTTTCTGCAGGAACAAGACCTTTCATTTACCAGGAG GTAATTGACTTGGGTGGAGAGCCGATCACAGGCAGTGAGTACTTTGGAAACGGCCGAGTGACGGAATTCAAATACGGTGCCAGACTGGGGACGGTGATCCGCAAGTGGAATGGAGAAAAGATGTCTTACTTAAA GAACTGGGGAGAAGGCTGGGGCTTTGTGCCTTCCGACAGAGCCCTGGTCTTTGTGGATAATCACGACAACCAGCGGGGGCACGGGGCCGGTGGGGCTTCCATTCTGACCTTCTGGGACGCCAG GCTTTATAAAATGGCAGTTGGTTTCATGCTCGCTCATCCGTATGGGTTCACACGTGTGATGTCAAGTTTTCGCTGGCCAAGACATTTTGTAAACGGACAG GACGTCAATGACTGGGTTGGACCACCAAGTAACTCCGATGGATCAACAAAGGCCGTTACGATCAACGCAGACACTACCTGTGGCAATGACTGGGTTTGTGAACATCGCTGGCATCAAATCCG GAACATGGTTGTCTTCCGTAACGTGGTGGACGGTCAGCCTTTCTCCAACTGGTGGGACAACGGCAGCAACCAAGTAGCTTTTGGCCGCGGCAATAAAGGCTTCATCGTTTTCAATAACGATGACTG GGATATGAACGTCAGTTTGCAAACTGGGCTGCCTGCTGGTACCTACTGTGATGTTATTTCTGGAGATAAGGAGGGCAACCGATGCACTGGGAGTCAGGTGTATGTTTCTGGGGACGGAATGGCTAATTTCCAGATTAGTAACCAGGCTGAAGATCCATTCATGGCAATTCACGTTAATGCCAAGTTGTAA
- the LOC136009610 gene encoding pancreatic alpha-amylase-like isoform X2, whose product MCVSMEAGPRWTRAAHRNESKLLSCQPARETPRRAELTLWVSPPNENIVVTNPNRPWWERYQPISYKLCTRSGNEDEFRDMVTRCNNVGVRIYVDAVVNHMCGSGGGSGTHSTCGSYFNAGNREFPAVPYSAWDFNDGKCKTRSGEIESYSDKYQIRDCRLSGLLDLALEKDYVRSEVAQYMNHLIDIGVAGFRIDAAKHMWPEDIKAFLDKLKDLNTRWFSAGTRPFIYQEVIDLGGEPITGSEYFGNGRVTEFKYGARLGTVIRKWNGEKMSYLKNWGEGWGFVPSDRALVFVDNHDNQRGHGAGGASILTFWDARLYKMAVGFMLAHPYGFTRVMSSFRWPRHFVNGQDVNDWVGPPSNSDGSTKAVTINADTTCGNDWVCEHRWHQIRNMVVFRNVVDGQPFSNWWDNGSNQVAFGRGNKGFIVFNNDDWDMNVSLQTGLPAGTYCDVISGDKEGNRCTGSQVYVSGDGMANFQISNQAEDPFMAIHVNAKL is encoded by the exons ATGTGCGTGTCCATGGAAGCAGGCCCACGCTGGACCCGGGCAGCCCACAGGAACGAAAGCAAACTTCTTTCTTGCCAGCCTGCAAGAGAGACACCTCGCAGAGCTGAGCTCACGCTGTGG GTTTCACCtccaaatgaaaacattgtCGTTACTAACCCAAACAGACCCTGGTGGGAAAGATACCAGCCCATCAGCTACAAGCTCTGCACTCGGTCAGGAAATGAAGACGAGTTCAGAGACATGGTGACCAGATGCAACAACGTTGGA GTGCGCATTTATGTGGATGCTGTCGTCAACCACATGTGTGGCTCCGGGGGTGGCTCAGGCACTCATTCTACCTGCGGAAGCTACTTTAATGCCGGCAACAGAGAATTTCCAGCTGTGCCGTACTCTGCCTGGGATTTCAATGATGGCAAATGTAAAACTCGAAGTGGAGAAATTGAAAGTTATAGTGATAAATATCAG ATCCGGGACTGTCGCTTGTCTGGCCTTCTTGATCTGGCCCTGGAGAAGGACTATGTCCGCTCAGAAGTTGCTCAGTACATGAACCATCTCATTGATATTGGCGTAGCAGGCTTCCGAATTGATGCTGCCAAGCATATGTGGCCTGAGGacattaaagcatttctggacAAGCTGAAAGATCTAAATACTCGATGGTTTTCTGCAGGAACAAGACCTTTCATTTACCAGGAG GTAATTGACTTGGGTGGAGAGCCGATCACAGGCAGTGAGTACTTTGGAAACGGCCGAGTGACGGAATTCAAATACGGTGCCAGACTGGGGACGGTGATCCGCAAGTGGAATGGAGAAAAGATGTCTTACTTAAA GAACTGGGGAGAAGGCTGGGGCTTTGTGCCTTCCGACAGAGCCCTGGTCTTTGTGGATAATCACGACAACCAGCGGGGGCACGGGGCCGGTGGGGCTTCCATTCTGACCTTCTGGGACGCCAG GCTTTATAAAATGGCAGTTGGTTTCATGCTCGCTCATCCGTATGGGTTCACACGTGTGATGTCAAGTTTTCGCTGGCCAAGACATTTTGTAAACGGACAG GACGTCAATGACTGGGTTGGACCACCAAGTAACTCCGATGGATCAACAAAGGCCGTTACGATCAACGCAGACACTACCTGTGGCAATGACTGGGTTTGTGAACATCGCTGGCATCAAATCCG GAACATGGTTGTCTTCCGTAACGTGGTGGACGGTCAGCCTTTCTCCAACTGGTGGGACAACGGCAGCAACCAAGTAGCTTTTGGCCGCGGCAATAAAGGCTTCATCGTTTTCAATAACGATGACTG GGATATGAACGTCAGTTTGCAAACTGGGCTGCCTGCTGGTACCTACTGTGATGTTATTTCTGGAGATAAGGAGGGCAACCGATGCACTGGGAGTCAGGTGTATGTTTCTGGGGACGGAATGGCTAATTTCCAGATTAGTAACCAGGCTGAAGATCCATTCATGGCAATTCACGTTAATGCCAAGTTGTAA